The following proteins are encoded in a genomic region of Mycolicibacterium rutilum:
- a CDS encoding Rv0804 family intramembrane glutamic endopeptidase produces MRATKFRAAAVAVALVGWSFVAPRVRFHPIPNAALGTALYAAARPPLGLRPPAVWSGLRHGLAAGAVIALGVAATTAVPSMRRGMAARDLPPHPVRWMLLDIPLGTVWPEEVAYRATLGITAESAFQPPAGRLLQAVAFGLWHIMDARITRNPVLGTVLVTGVGGWAFGWLHARSGSLLAPMLAHLATNEAAALAALAVQRRLKSST; encoded by the coding sequence ATGAGAGCCACCAAATTTCGTGCCGCCGCTGTCGCCGTCGCGCTGGTCGGCTGGAGTTTCGTCGCGCCCCGGGTGCGCTTCCACCCCATCCCCAACGCGGCGCTGGGCACCGCCCTGTACGCGGCGGCCCGCCCACCGCTGGGGCTGCGCCCGCCCGCGGTGTGGTCGGGTCTGCGCCACGGCCTGGCCGCCGGCGCGGTGATCGCGCTCGGCGTCGCGGCGACGACCGCCGTTCCGTCGATGCGCCGCGGGATGGCCGCACGCGATTTACCCCCGCACCCGGTGCGCTGGATGCTGCTCGACATCCCGCTCGGCACGGTCTGGCCCGAGGAGGTCGCCTACCGTGCCACGCTGGGGATCACCGCCGAGTCGGCGTTTCAGCCGCCTGCCGGGCGGCTTCTGCAGGCGGTGGCGTTCGGCCTGTGGCACATCATGGACGCGCGCATCACCCGAAACCCGGTGCTGGGCACCGTGCTCGTCACCGGGGTCGGCGGTTGGGCGTTCGGCTGGCTGCACGCGCGCTCGGGCAGCCTGCTGGCGCCGATGCTCGCGCACCTGGCGACCAACGAGGCCGCCGCATTGGCCGCGCTGGCGGTCCAGCGCCGCCTAAAGTCCTCGACGTGA